The Desulfobotulus pelophilus DNA segment TCGCAAAAGCCCTTGCAATGGAAACCAGCTGGCGCTCACCGCTGGAAAGGGGTTTACCGTCTTCTTCCAGAAGGGTATCCAGCCCCATGGGCAGTCGGGAAAGGAGCAGGCCACATCCGGCATCCCGCAGAATTCCTTCCAGCTTTGCATCATGAAGGCCCTTTTCTTCCGACTGTATATTATCCCGCAGGGTACCGGCAAAGAGAAAGGGATCCTGCATCACCATGGCAATACGGCTCCGCCAGCTTTCCAGACAAAGTTCCCGGAGATCCACTCCGTTCACAAGAACCAACCCCTGAGCAGGGTCCCAAAAGCGTACCAGAAGGCTCACAAGGGAAGTTTTTCCCGCTCCGGTGGGGCCAACAATGGCAAGGGTCTCTCCCTTTCTGACCTCAAAATCCAAATCCTTCAGAATGGGCGTATCCGTTTCATAACCAAAGGAAAGGCGGGAAAAAGCAAGTTTCTCCACCGGTCCCGGATCCCTGCCTCCTTTTTTTCCTTCGGCCCCTTCCGGCTCATCAAGAATCTGAAAAAGACGCTCCGCACTGGAAAAGGCATTCTGCAGGGTGTTGTACTTTTCCGCAATATCTCTTACCGGTCTGAAAAACATACGGAGGTAGGAAATAAAAGCCACAAGTATCCCGAGGGAAATGCCGTCTGCCACCACACGAAGCCCACCATAATAAAGGATCAGAGCAAGCCCCACAGTACTCAGAATTTCCATGGCTGGCATGAACACGGCAAAAATTTTCACCTGCCTCATTCCGGCTTCGTAATGGCTGTAGCTCACCTTTTCAAAGACCCGCCCTGTTTCCTTCTGCCAGCCAAAAAGACGGATGACCGTCATGCCGCCGATGGTTTCGGAAAAACGGGAGTTGATTTCTGCTATGCGGACCCGCAGCTCCCGAAAAGCCTTTCGGGAGCTTTTAGCAAAAAAAACGGCAATCACCACAACCAGCGGCAGAATACTTACGGTCACCATTGCCAGGCGCACATCCAGCAGAAAAAGCATGATCACAATGCCGATGACCAGAAAAAAATCCTTGAACACAAAGGTGACAACGGAGGTGAACATTTCACTTACATTCTCCACATCTCCGGTCACCCTTGTAACCATACGCCCCAGGGGTGTTCCATGAAAATAGGAAAGGGGCAGTCTGCGCATGTGGGCAAAAATGGCCAGGCGGATATCATAAATGATCCGCTGGCCTCCGAGTTCCAGAAGAAGGGTATGGATAAAGGTGATACTGGCGTGTGCAAGGGCTATGGCCAGCAGCATAAAGGCAATAACCACCACACCCTTCCCGTCCGCTTCCCTGAGGGCCATACGGGTTTTCCCATCGGCCAGATCCAGGCTGTCCCGAAAAACAAACACCCCTTCTTTTTCCCCGTCCCTTGCCTCGGGAAAATTCTGCAGAAAGACCGCCACAAGGGGATTCTGCGGGTCCACCTCCACACTGTCTGCTCCAATGGATGAAACGGGAACAATGTAGCGATCCACCGCCTGTTTGGTCAGCCATGGAATGGCCAGATCCAGAGCCGTCAGTGCAAATACCAGCATGACAGCCAGCCCGAACACCAGCATGTGTGGACGCATGAAGGGAAAGAGACGGCGCACAAGGCCCATATCATCCATTCTCTTCAAGGCTTTTTCCTCAAAGGCCCTCATTCTCCGTCCTCCGAAAGCTCTGCTTCCATGGCCTGAATGCGCCAGGTTCTGGCGTAATAATCATCTTCTTTCATAAGCTCTTCATGGCTGCCTGCGGCGCGGATACGACCTTCTTCCATCACCACAATCATATCGGAGTGAGAAACGGCAGCAAAACGATG contains these protein-coding regions:
- a CDS encoding ABC transporter ATP-binding protein; this translates as MDDMGLVRRLFPFMRPHMLVFGLAVMLVFALTALDLAIPWLTKQAVDRYIVPVSSIGADSVEVDPQNPLVAVFLQNFPEARDGEKEGVFVFRDSLDLADGKTRMALREADGKGVVVIAFMLLAIALAHASITFIHTLLLELGGQRIIYDIRLAIFAHMRRLPLSYFHGTPLGRMVTRVTGDVENVSEMFTSVVTFVFKDFFLVIGIVIMLFLLDVRLAMVTVSILPLVVVIAVFFAKSSRKAFRELRVRIAEINSRFSETIGGMTVIRLFGWQKETGRVFEKVSYSHYEAGMRQVKIFAVFMPAMEILSTVGLALILYYGGLRVVADGISLGILVAFISYLRMFFRPVRDIAEKYNTLQNAFSSAERLFQILDEPEGAEGKKGGRDPGPVEKLAFSRLSFGYETDTPILKDLDFEVRKGETLAIVGPTGAGKTSLVSLLVRFWDPAQGLVLVNGVDLRELCLESWRSRIAMVMQDPFLFAGTLRDNIQSEEKGLHDAKLEGILRDAGCGLLLSRLPMGLDTLLEEDGKPLSSGERQLVSIARAFARDPEILILDEATSYVDSLSEGVVQEALSRLMKGRTTFLIAHRLSTARHADRILVLRRGRIVESGTHDELLSQKGLYWRMQHLETVAGSSA